A part of Ursus arctos isolate Adak ecotype North America chromosome X, UrsArc2.0, whole genome shotgun sequence genomic DNA contains:
- the LOC113242144 gene encoding cytochrome c oxidase subunit 7B, mitochondrial, with product MFPMARTALSRLRVQSIPQTMTRQSHQKRTPDFHDKYGNAVLASGATFCIAVWAYTATQIGIEWNLSPVGRVTPKEWRDQ from the exons ATGTTTCCCATGGCCAGAACTGCTCTAAGTCGTCTCCGAG tacaaagcATTCCACAAACAATGACAAGGCAGAGCCACCAGAAAAGGACGCCTGATTTCCATGACAAATATGGTAATGCCGTATTAGCTAGTGGAGCCACTTTCTGTATTGCTGTATGGGCATAT ACAGCAACACAAATTGGAATAGAATGGAACCTGTCCCCTGTTGGCAGAGTCACCCCAAAGGAATGGAGAGATCAGTAA